A section of the Primulina eburnea isolate SZY01 chromosome 1, ASM2296580v1, whole genome shotgun sequence genome encodes:
- the LOC140829220 gene encoding peptidyl-prolyl cis-trans isomerase FKBP12-like, translating into MLALPIRSMGVEKEVLRNGSGSKPVSGQKVTVHCTGFGKNGDLSKTFWSTKDQGQTPFSFQIGQGKVIKGWDEGVLGMQVGEVARLRCSPDYAYGANGFPAWGIQPNSVLVFEIEVLGAE; encoded by the exons ATGCTAGCTCTTCCAATTAGGTCAATGGGAGTTGAGAAGGAAGTTCTCAGAAACGGGTCCGGTTCGAAGCCCGTCTCCGGTCAGAAGGTTACCGTTCACTGCACCGGTTTTGGTAAAAATGGCGACCTTTCCAAAACGTTCTGGAG CACAAAGGATCAGGGCCAGACGCCCTTCTCTTTCCAAATTGGTCAAGGCAAAGTGATTAAAG GATGGGATGAAGGGGTGTTGGGAATGCAAGTGGGAGAAGTTGCCCGATTGCGG TGCTCTCCTGACTATGCCTATGGTGCAAATGGTTTTCCAGCATGGGGTATTCAGCCTAACTCGGTTTTGGTGTTTGAAATTGAAGTTCTGGGTGCTGAGTAG